The Litchfieldia alkalitelluris genome has a window encoding:
- a CDS encoding LysR family transcriptional regulator — MNTEALDYFIKVYEKKSVTAAAKDLYITPQGISKTIKQLELELETELFYRGPRGMEATEAGELLHARARHIIYLMEDIKKEIRILSGRKGVLSVVVTDSTTSIFPVDYLFKFTEFNSDIQLKLRELPDEHPVGKLVQEEVDVGIVTGNNELDNCEYELIAHGEVVVVVANKHPLAAKDEISVSEIENESIVIRSVEKGKEHSFLVKCLEVGFTANVVHEYSNIMSAHRLCEMSGVVGISVDFVEKEFQNEHLKVLRLKEKIPQNVYLVFRKGGIQSKALGLFKSYIKEKLMSI, encoded by the coding sequence ATGAATACAGAAGCTTTGGATTATTTCATAAAAGTATATGAGAAAAAAAGTGTCACAGCTGCGGCGAAGGACTTATATATCACTCCACAAGGAATTAGTAAAACCATAAAACAACTAGAACTGGAGTTAGAGACAGAGTTATTCTATAGAGGTCCACGTGGTATGGAGGCAACAGAAGCTGGCGAGTTGTTACACGCCAGAGCAAGACACATCATCTATCTCATGGAAGATATAAAAAAAGAAATTAGAATATTAAGTGGGAGGAAGGGTGTCCTAAGTGTTGTGGTTACAGATTCTACAACATCCATCTTTCCTGTTGATTATTTATTTAAGTTTACTGAATTTAATTCTGATATACAACTTAAGCTTAGAGAGCTCCCGGATGAGCATCCTGTAGGTAAGCTAGTCCAAGAAGAAGTAGATGTAGGGATCGTTACAGGTAATAATGAATTAGACAACTGTGAATATGAACTAATCGCACATGGAGAAGTGGTTGTTGTCGTTGCTAACAAACATCCATTAGCGGCTAAAGATGAGATTTCAGTATCAGAGATCGAAAACGAATCAATCGTAATAAGGTCTGTCGAAAAAGGGAAAGAACATAGTTTTTTGGTCAAATGTTTGGAAGTTGGATTTACAGCTAATGTTGTTCACGAATATAGTAATATAATGTCTGCACATAGATTATGTGAAATGAGTGGAGTTGTAGGTATCTCAGTCGATTTCGTTGAAAAAGAATTTCAGAATGAGCATTTAAAAGTTTTACGTTTAAAGGAAAAAATACCACAAAATGTTTACCTTGTTTTTAGAAAAGGTGGTATTCAGTCTAAGGCTTTAGGGTTATTTAAGAGTTATATAAAAGAAAAGTTGATGTCGATTTGA